A genomic segment from Microcella flavibacter encodes:
- the hemW gene encoding radical SAM family heme chaperone HemW: MPSALPLADPAPDDGMLPPSAAEGAGSRDLGIYLHVPFCRVRCGYCDFNTYTAEEVRGVSRSDFADQAIAELDLALSVLERGGLPPRPVSTVFFGGGTPTLLPPSDLVRMLDAVEQRFGLAPGAEISTEANPDSIDAAGLEQLAAAGFTRLSLGMQSAVPHVLAVLERTHDPANVARRVAEARSAGLGVSLDLIYGTPGESAEDWSRSLDAALAEHPDHLSAYALIVEPGTKLARQIAHGQVPPVDDDLHATFYEMLDARMAEAGYDWYEVSNFARTPAQRSRHNRAYWTGQDWWGVGPGAHSHIGGTRFWNVKHPAAYAQRLAAGSSPAAGREELDAETRRVERVMLETRLAEGLPLDSLSPAGRTRVAGLIADELVDAVAAFRGRVVLTRRGRLLADAVVRRLLPDD, encoded by the coding sequence GTGCCCAGCGCCCTGCCCCTCGCCGATCCGGCCCCCGACGACGGGATGCTCCCGCCGAGCGCGGCGGAGGGCGCGGGGTCGCGCGACCTCGGCATCTACCTGCACGTGCCCTTCTGCCGCGTGCGCTGCGGGTACTGCGACTTCAACACCTACACCGCGGAGGAGGTGCGGGGCGTCTCGCGGTCGGACTTCGCCGACCAGGCCATCGCCGAGCTCGACCTCGCGCTCTCCGTGCTCGAGCGCGGCGGCCTGCCCCCGCGGCCGGTCAGCACGGTGTTCTTCGGCGGCGGCACCCCGACGCTGCTGCCGCCGAGCGACCTCGTGCGCATGCTCGACGCCGTCGAGCAGCGCTTCGGTCTCGCCCCGGGCGCCGAGATCTCGACCGAGGCGAACCCCGACTCGATCGATGCGGCCGGGCTCGAGCAGCTCGCGGCCGCGGGCTTCACCCGCCTGAGCCTCGGCATGCAGTCGGCGGTGCCGCACGTGCTCGCCGTGCTCGAGCGCACGCACGACCCGGCGAACGTGGCGCGGCGGGTGGCCGAGGCGCGCTCCGCGGGTCTCGGCGTGAGCCTCGACCTCATCTACGGCACGCCGGGGGAGTCGGCGGAGGACTGGAGCCGCAGCCTCGACGCGGCCCTCGCCGAGCATCCCGATCATCTCAGCGCCTACGCCCTCATCGTCGAGCCCGGCACGAAGCTCGCCCGGCAGATCGCGCACGGCCAGGTGCCGCCCGTCGACGACGACCTGCACGCGACGTTCTACGAGATGCTCGACGCGCGCATGGCCGAGGCCGGCTACGACTGGTACGAGGTGAGCAACTTCGCCCGCACGCCGGCGCAGCGCTCGCGGCACAACCGCGCCTACTGGACGGGTCAGGACTGGTGGGGCGTCGGGCCCGGCGCGCACAGCCACATCGGCGGCACGCGGTTCTGGAACGTCAAGCACCCCGCCGCCTACGCGCAGCGGCTCGCCGCGGGCTCGTCGCCCGCCGCGGGGCGCGAGGAGCTCGATGCCGAGACCCGTCGGGTCGAGCGCGTGATGCTCGAGACGCGCCTGGCCGAGGGGCTGCCGCTCGACTCGCTGAGCCCGGCCGGGCGCACGCGGGTCGCCGGCCTCATCGCCGACGAGCTCGTCGACGCCGTCGCGGCCTTCCGCGGCCGCGTCGTGCTGACGCGCCGGGGCCGTCTGCTCGCCGACGCCGTGGTGCGGCGGCTGCTGCCCGACGACTGA
- a CDS encoding DUF4870 domain-containing protein, translating into MTDQPPANPYSSSPVTMRPEDEKLWSILTHVGGIVVFLIVPLVAYLVLRERGPFVRHHTGQALNFQLTMLIVYVVGFITSWIGVGFLLILAAGILSLVFGIIAAIAASRGEFYRYPLAIPFTR; encoded by the coding sequence ATGACCGATCAGCCCCCCGCGAACCCGTACTCGAGCAGCCCCGTCACGATGCGGCCCGAGGACGAGAAGCTCTGGTCGATCCTCACCCACGTCGGCGGCATCGTCGTCTTCCTCATCGTGCCGCTCGTCGCCTACCTGGTGCTGCGCGAGCGCGGCCCCTTCGTGCGGCACCACACGGGTCAGGCGCTCAACTTCCAGCTCACGATGCTCATCGTCTACGTGGTCGGCTTCATCACGAGCTGGATCGGCGTCGGGTTCCTGCTGATCCTCGCGGCGGGCATCCTCAGCCTCGTCTTCGGCATCATCGCCGCCATCGCCGCCTCCCGCGGCGAGTTCTACCGCTACCCGCTCGCCATCCCCTTCACCCGCTAG
- a CDS encoding DUF4870 domain-containing protein, which produces MTTTPPPASAAAPLSEAEDRQWASFAHLGGILGILPSLIIYLVFKDRGSFTRAEAKEALNFQITLLGIQIVAYIIGTILLVVVIGFLFYLVAWAAYIAGLILSIVAFLKAKDGHAYRYPFALRLIK; this is translated from the coding sequence ATGACCACCACGCCCCCGCCCGCATCCGCCGCCGCACCGCTCAGCGAGGCGGAGGACCGCCAGTGGGCGTCCTTCGCCCACCTCGGCGGCATCCTCGGCATCCTGCCCTCGCTCATCATCTACCTCGTCTTCAAGGACCGCGGCTCGTTCACGCGGGCCGAGGCGAAGGAGGCGCTGAACTTCCAGATCACGCTGCTGGGCATCCAGATCGTCGCCTACATCATCGGCACGATCCTGCTCGTGGTCGTCATCGGCTTCCTCTTCTACCTGGTCGCCTGGGCCGCGTACATCGCGGGCCTGATCCTCTCGATCGTCGCCTTCCTCAAGGCGAAGGACGGCCACGCCTACCGCTACCCGTTCGCGCTGCGCCTCATCAAGTAG
- the hrcA gene encoding heat-inducible transcriptional repressor HrcA encodes MVSERAMHVLRAIVQDYVSSREPVGSKAIVERHSFGVSAATIRNDMAQLEEEELIAAPHTSSGRIPTDKGYRLFVDQLQDLRPLTSAQRGAIEAFLDQSVDLDDVFGRTVRLLSHLTNQVALVQYPTLGNARVRHVELIPMSATRVMTVFITDGGRVDQRIIELPAETDEVFIGELRAKINAALDGTELAQVTEVAAALPAQFAAERRASVAVIADSLVGHVDAHRSDRLVIAGAANLVRTEGDFAGSVYPVLEAIEEQVTLLKLFREMELDQFGVSARIGRENDEVLRETAVVTSAYRVGADRSAKLGVLGPTRMDYSNNMAAVRAVARYVSRLLGED; translated from the coding sequence ATGGTCTCCGAGCGTGCCATGCACGTGCTCCGGGCGATCGTGCAGGACTACGTCTCCTCGCGCGAGCCCGTCGGCTCCAAGGCGATCGTCGAGCGCCACAGCTTCGGCGTGAGCGCGGCCACGATCCGCAACGACATGGCCCAGCTGGAGGAGGAGGAGCTCATCGCGGCACCGCACACCTCCTCGGGCCGCATCCCCACCGACAAGGGGTACCGCCTCTTCGTCGACCAGCTGCAGGATCTCCGTCCGCTCACGAGCGCGCAGCGCGGCGCGATCGAGGCCTTCCTCGATCAGTCGGTCGACCTCGACGACGTCTTCGGCCGCACCGTGCGCCTGCTCAGCCACCTCACCAATCAGGTCGCTCTCGTGCAGTACCCGACGCTCGGCAATGCCCGCGTGCGCCACGTCGAGCTCATCCCGATGTCGGCCACGCGCGTCATGACGGTGTTCATCACCGACGGCGGCCGCGTCGACCAGCGCATCATCGAGCTGCCCGCCGAGACCGACGAGGTCTTCATCGGCGAGCTGCGCGCGAAGATCAACGCCGCGCTCGACGGCACCGAGCTCGCCCAGGTCACCGAGGTCGCCGCCGCCCTCCCGGCCCAGTTCGCCGCCGAGCGCCGCGCCTCCGTCGCCGTCATCGCCGATTCGCTCGTCGGGCACGTGGATGCGCATCGCAGCGACCGCCTCGTCATCGCGGGGGCGGCGAACCTCGTGCGCACCGAGGGCGACTTCGCGGGCAGCGTCTACCCCGTGCTCGAGGCGATCGAGGAGCAGGTCACCCTGCTGAAGCTGTTCCGCGAGATGGAGCTCGACCAGTTCGGCGTCTCCGCCCGCATCGGGCGCGAGAACGACGAGGTGCTGCGCGAGACCGCGGTCGTCACGAGCGCGTACAGAGTCGGTGCAGACCGATCGGCCAAACTCGGGGTGCTGGGCCCCACCCGGATGGATTACTCGAACAACATGGCAGCCGTTCGCGCCGTCGCGCGCTACGTCTCACGGCTGCTCGGTGAGGATTAG
- the dnaJ gene encoding molecular chaperone DnaJ produces MADHYDVLGIARDASADDIKKAYRRLARELHPDVNPSGDAAERFKLVTHAYDVLSDPQQRQQYDLGGSGGFGGAGGGNFGGFGDIFETFFGAGQSQRGPRSRRERGQDALLRVEVELEETVFGTTRQLEVDTAVLCETCNGSCCSPGTEPATCDICRGSGQIQRTVRSLLGNVMTSSPCGTCRGYGTVIPSPCPTCAGQGRVRARRAIPVEIPAGVDTGLRIQMPGQGEVGPAGGPNGDLFLEIKVKTHDTFSRSGDDLLATLEVQMTDAILGTTATLASLDGDVSVEIKPGTQSAEILTVKERGITRLRGSGRGDLKIGVQVVTPVRLNSKETKLVQDFANSRRPVAPQFSTFQQGLFSKLRDRFLNL; encoded by the coding sequence GTGGCAGACCATTACGACGTTCTCGGCATCGCCCGCGATGCGAGTGCGGACGACATCAAGAAGGCGTACCGCCGGCTCGCGCGCGAGCTGCACCCCGACGTGAACCCCTCGGGCGACGCGGCGGAGCGGTTCAAGCTCGTGACGCACGCCTACGACGTGCTGAGCGACCCGCAGCAGCGCCAGCAGTACGACCTCGGCGGCTCGGGCGGCTTCGGCGGCGCGGGCGGCGGCAACTTCGGCGGCTTCGGCGACATCTTCGAGACCTTCTTCGGCGCCGGGCAGTCGCAGCGCGGCCCGCGGTCGCGCCGCGAGCGCGGGCAGGACGCCCTGCTGCGCGTCGAGGTCGAGCTCGAGGAGACCGTCTTCGGCACGACCCGCCAGCTCGAGGTCGACACCGCGGTGCTGTGCGAGACCTGCAACGGCTCGTGCTGCTCGCCCGGCACCGAGCCGGCCACCTGCGACATCTGCCGCGGCTCCGGCCAGATCCAGCGCACCGTGCGCAGCCTGCTCGGCAACGTCATGACCTCGAGCCCCTGCGGCACCTGCCGCGGCTACGGCACGGTCATCCCGAGCCCCTGCCCCACCTGCGCGGGCCAGGGTCGGGTGCGCGCTCGGCGCGCCATCCCGGTCGAGATCCCCGCGGGGGTCGACACGGGCCTGCGCATCCAGATGCCCGGGCAGGGCGAGGTCGGCCCCGCCGGCGGCCCGAACGGCGACCTGTTCCTCGAGATCAAGGTCAAGACGCACGACACCTTCAGCCGCTCGGGCGACGACCTGCTCGCGACGCTCGAGGTGCAGATGACCGACGCCATCCTCGGCACGACGGCGACGCTCGCCTCGCTCGACGGCGACGTCAGCGTCGAGATCAAGCCGGGCACGCAGAGCGCCGAGATCCTCACCGTCAAGGAGCGCGGCATCACGCGCCTGCGCGGCAGCGGGCGCGGCGACCTGAAGATCGGCGTGCAGGTGGTGACCCCGGTGCGGCTGAACTCGAAGGAGACCAAGCTCGTGCAGGACTTCGCGAACAGCCGCCGCCCGGTCGCCCCGCAGTTCTCGACCTTCCAGCAGGGCCTGTTCTCGAAGCTGCGCGACCGCTTCCTCAACCTCTAG
- a CDS encoding 16S rRNA (uracil(1498)-N(3))-methyltransferase: MAHFYLDESLIAPATVGETVALRGQDARHAVTVARLRTGERVALGDGAGLVVEGEVVRSDPAEVLLRAESIVREPVPSPRLVLVQALAKGDRDELAVQAATELGVDGVQPWQAARSVSRWEGAKAEKGRARWQTIVREASKQAVRAHVPPVAPVVGTAALARRLGEPGEPGASTLALVLDPLGDAALAALDRSALIGEGADDVTEILLVVGPEGGIAPEELAALEAAGARRVRLGATVLRTSTAGPAAIAVLSAALGRW; the protein is encoded by the coding sequence GTGGCGCACTTCTACCTCGACGAGTCGCTCATCGCGCCGGCGACGGTCGGCGAGACGGTGGCGCTGCGGGGGCAGGATGCCCGGCACGCCGTGACGGTGGCCCGACTCCGCACGGGCGAGCGCGTGGCGCTCGGTGACGGTGCCGGTCTCGTCGTCGAGGGCGAGGTCGTGCGGTCGGATCCCGCCGAGGTGCTGCTGCGCGCCGAGTCGATCGTGCGCGAGCCCGTGCCGAGCCCCCGGCTCGTGCTCGTGCAGGCGCTCGCCAAGGGCGATCGCGACGAGCTCGCCGTGCAGGCCGCGACCGAGCTCGGCGTCGACGGCGTGCAGCCCTGGCAGGCGGCGCGCAGCGTCTCCCGCTGGGAGGGCGCGAAGGCCGAGAAGGGCCGCGCGCGCTGGCAGACGATCGTGCGCGAGGCGAGCAAGCAGGCCGTGCGCGCTCATGTGCCGCCGGTCGCCCCGGTGGTCGGCACGGCCGCGCTCGCGCGCCGGCTCGGCGAGCCCGGCGAGCCGGGCGCCTCGACTCTCGCGCTCGTGCTCGACCCGCTCGGCGATGCCGCGCTCGCCGCGCTCGACCGCTCGGCGCTCATCGGCGAGGGCGCCGACGACGTCACCGAGATCCTGCTCGTCGTCGGCCCCGAGGGCGGCATCGCTCCCGAAGAGCTCGCCGCGCTCGAGGCCGCGGGCGCCCGTCGTGTGCGGCTCGGCGCCACCGTTCTGCGCACCTCGACGGCCGGCCCCGCCGCGATCGCCGTGCTCTCCGCGGCGCTCGGGCGCTGGTAG
- a CDS encoding phosphotransferase — protein sequence MTDRVDLAAQLLRPDAPVPPTLRALAARLAPEARLVPVWRNGLGGLVVRLDPHRARASLFLKWSPPGREVALADERARLDWAGRYHAVPRVLDAGETADGAGGVAEWMLTAGLPGDSAVSDRWRAEPRTAVRAIGTGLRRLHEALPAAECPFAGPRLDGEPAVEHPVVAHGDACAPNTLIDAEGAFLAHVDLGALGVADRWSDLAIASMSLGWNFGPGWEDEFFDAYGIERDERLIARWRERWNADSEPAGGGGSTVGGSL from the coding sequence GTGACCGACCGGGTCGATCTCGCGGCGCAGCTGCTGCGCCCCGACGCGCCCGTGCCGCCGACCCTGCGCGCCCTCGCCGCCCGCCTCGCGCCCGAGGCGCGGCTCGTCCCCGTCTGGCGCAACGGGCTCGGCGGTCTCGTCGTGCGCCTCGATCCGCATCGCGCCCGGGCCTCGCTGTTCCTCAAGTGGAGCCCGCCCGGCCGCGAGGTCGCCCTCGCCGACGAGCGCGCCCGCCTCGACTGGGCCGGGCGGTACCACGCGGTGCCCCGGGTGCTCGATGCGGGCGAGACCGCCGACGGCGCGGGCGGCGTCGCCGAATGGATGCTCACCGCGGGCCTGCCCGGAGACTCCGCGGTGAGCGACCGCTGGCGCGCCGAGCCCCGCACGGCGGTGCGCGCGATCGGCACCGGGCTCCGCCGCCTGCACGAGGCGCTGCCCGCGGCCGAGTGCCCGTTCGCCGGGCCCCGGCTCGACGGGGAGCCCGCGGTCGAGCATCCCGTGGTCGCCCACGGCGACGCCTGCGCGCCGAACACGCTGATCGACGCCGAGGGCGCGTTCCTCGCCCACGTCGATCTCGGGGCGCTCGGGGTGGCCGACCGCTGGTCGGATCTCGCGATCGCCTCGATGTCGCTCGGCTGGAACTTCGGGCCCGGGTGGGAGGACGAGTTCTTCGACGCCTACGGCATCGAGCGCGACGAGCGGCTCATCGCGCGGTGGCGCGAGCGCTGGAACGCTGACAGCGAACCGGCAGGAGGCGGCGGGAGCACCGTCGGCGGCTCGCTCTAG
- a CDS encoding histidine triad nucleotide-binding protein: MSTDPSPSIFSRIVAREIPAEIVHETERLIAFRDIAPQAPVHLLVVPKTEQYRDVVELAAGDPALLAELVATARSLAEAHADGQFRLVFNTGESAGQTVFHVHAHVLAGGVHEGSLAG, from the coding sequence ATGAGCACCGACCCGTCGCCGAGCATCTTCAGCCGCATCGTCGCGCGCGAGATCCCGGCCGAGATCGTGCACGAGACCGAGCGGCTGATCGCCTTCCGCGACATCGCGCCGCAGGCCCCCGTGCACCTGCTCGTCGTGCCCAAGACCGAGCAGTACCGCGACGTCGTCGAGCTCGCCGCGGGCGACCCGGCCCTGCTCGCCGAGCTCGTCGCCACCGCGCGCAGCCTCGCCGAGGCGCACGCCGACGGGCAGTTCCGCCTCGTCTTCAACACCGGCGAGAGCGCCGGCCAGACCGTGTTCCACGTGCACGCGCACGTGCTCGCGGGGGGAGTGCACGAGGGTTCGCTTGCCGGGTGA
- a CDS encoding PhoH family protein encodes MTPAPPGSRAELEVDGVAMVQLLGPQDRLLRTLEQQHPDLAVHVRGNLITLEGEPSQVQAATTLVEELITMVRNGHDLGPTEVTSSARIIAEGAGSPAEVLSQSILTSRGKSIRPKTLGQKSYVDAIDLNTIVFGIGPAGTGKTYLAMAKAVQALQRKEVDRIILTRPAVEAGERLGFLPGTLSDKIDPYLRPLYDALNEMMDPELVPKLLTTGVVEVAPLAYMRGRTLNNSFIVLDEAQNTTPEQMKMFLTRLGFGSKMVVTGDITQVDLPVGASGLQLVTRVLDRMDEIHFARLTSDDVVRHSLVSRIVDAYTKYDAEKQAQQHARDAGGSGEGENRAARRAGASRDRQPQRRDPRPRGW; translated from the coding sequence ATGACCCCCGCCCCGCCCGGCTCCCGCGCCGAGCTCGAGGTCGACGGCGTCGCCATGGTGCAGCTGCTCGGCCCGCAGGATCGCCTGCTGCGCACGCTCGAGCAGCAGCACCCCGACCTCGCCGTGCACGTGCGCGGCAACCTCATCACCCTCGAGGGCGAGCCCTCGCAGGTACAAGCGGCCACCACGCTGGTCGAGGAGCTCATCACCATGGTTCGCAACGGACACGACCTCGGGCCCACCGAGGTGACCAGCTCGGCGAGGATCATCGCCGAGGGCGCCGGCAGCCCGGCGGAGGTGCTGAGCCAGTCGATCCTCACGAGCCGCGGCAAGAGCATCCGCCCGAAGACGCTCGGTCAGAAGTCGTACGTCGACGCCATCGACCTCAACACGATCGTCTTCGGCATCGGCCCGGCGGGCACCGGCAAGACCTACCTCGCGATGGCGAAGGCCGTGCAGGCGCTGCAGCGCAAGGAGGTCGACCGCATCATCCTCACGCGCCCGGCCGTCGAGGCGGGCGAGCGGCTCGGGTTCCTGCCCGGCACGCTCAGCGACAAGATCGACCCGTACCTGCGGCCGCTCTACGACGCGCTCAACGAGATGATGGATCCCGAGCTCGTGCCGAAGCTCCTCACCACGGGCGTCGTCGAGGTCGCACCGCTCGCCTACATGCGCGGGCGCACGCTCAACAACTCCTTCATCGTGCTCGACGAGGCGCAGAACACCACGCCCGAGCAGATGAAGATGTTCCTCACCCGGCTCGGCTTCGGCTCGAAGATGGTCGTCACCGGCGACATCACGCAGGTCGACCTGCCGGTGGGCGCGAGCGGGCTGCAGCTCGTCACCCGCGTGCTCGACCGGATGGACGAGATCCACTTCGCGCGCCTCACGAGCGACGACGTCGTGCGGCACTCGCTCGTCAGCCGCATCGTCGACGCCTACACGAAGTACGACGCCGAGAAGCAGGCGCAGCAGCACGCGCGCGACGCCGGCGGCTCGGGCGAGGGCGAGAACCGCGCCGCGCGCCGTGCCGGGGCGAGCCGCGACCGCCAGCCCCAGCGCCGCGACCCCCGACCGAGAGGCTGGTAG
- the ybeY gene encoding rRNA maturation RNase YbeY: MAVEINNESGIPVDEAALQRLAFHAFEYLNVHQDAELAIVLVDEGAMEQLHLQWMDEPGPTDVLSFPMDELRPGSDEEPTPPGLLGDIVLCPQVAIGQAETAGHSTQDELLLLTTHGLLHLLGFDHAEPEEEKEMFGIQRDVLVGFTLAERRRAR; the protein is encoded by the coding sequence ATGGCCGTCGAGATCAACAACGAGTCGGGCATCCCGGTCGACGAGGCCGCCCTGCAGCGCCTCGCGTTCCACGCCTTCGAGTACCTCAACGTGCACCAGGACGCCGAGCTGGCGATCGTGCTCGTCGACGAGGGCGCGATGGAGCAGCTGCACCTGCAGTGGATGGACGAGCCCGGCCCCACCGACGTGCTGAGCTTCCCCATGGACGAGCTGCGCCCCGGCAGCGACGAGGAGCCCACCCCGCCGGGCCTGCTCGGCGACATCGTGCTGTGCCCCCAGGTGGCGATCGGCCAGGCCGAGACCGCCGGGCACTCGACGCAGGACGAGCTGCTGCTGCTCACCACCCACGGTCTGCTGCACCTGCTCGGCTTCGACCACGCGGAGCCGGAGGAGGAGAAGGAGATGTTCGGCATCCAGCGCGACGTGCTCGTCGGCTTCACCCTCGCCGAGCGCCGCCGAGCGCGATGA
- a CDS encoding hemolysin family protein, whose product MITAVFFIVAALLVAFGGLMAAIDAALGSVSRTDMVDLAAQKKNPRTLLAVSNEVGAHVNAVNFLRIVAETIAAVLVTLAFARLIDEWWWALVVSALIMIAVSFILVGSSPRSVGRTHPRPLLRLTGGLIRGVRLAIGPLADALVAIGNRVTPGRPRSATFSSEEQLLSMVDEATDLEVLEKEDRELIHSIFEFNDTIVREVMLPRTDMVTLERDATVSDAMGLFLARGVSRIPVIGDDTDDVLGVVYLRDASRMAFETPEACATTLVESVAKPALFVPESKKADDALRQLQLESNHLALVVDEYGGIAGLVTMEDLIEELVGEISDEYDRETAASEQLAENLFRVSARMPVDELGDLFGIELDDDDVDTVGGLLTKHLGRLPVAGSTTAVDGLQLTAERTEGRRKRVVTVLVEADEALLDARRAFAGDDTTLVEEQA is encoded by the coding sequence ATGATCACCGCCGTCTTCTTCATCGTCGCCGCACTGCTCGTCGCCTTCGGCGGGCTCATGGCGGCCATCGACGCCGCCCTCGGCTCGGTCAGCCGCACCGACATGGTCGACCTCGCGGCGCAGAAGAAGAACCCGCGCACGCTGCTCGCGGTCTCGAACGAGGTCGGCGCGCACGTGAACGCCGTCAACTTCCTGCGCATCGTCGCCGAGACGATCGCGGCCGTGCTCGTGACGCTCGCCTTCGCGCGCCTCATCGACGAGTGGTGGTGGGCGCTCGTCGTCAGCGCGCTCATCATGATCGCCGTCTCCTTCATCCTCGTCGGGTCGAGCCCGCGCAGCGTCGGCCGCACGCATCCGCGGCCCCTCCTGCGGCTCACCGGCGGGCTCATCCGCGGCGTGCGCCTCGCCATCGGCCCGCTCGCCGACGCGCTCGTCGCCATCGGCAACCGGGTGACCCCCGGCCGTCCGCGCAGCGCCACCTTCTCGAGCGAGGAGCAGCTGCTGAGCATGGTCGACGAGGCCACCGATCTCGAGGTGCTCGAGAAGGAGGACCGCGAGCTCATCCACTCGATCTTCGAGTTCAACGACACGATCGTGCGCGAGGTCATGCTGCCCCGCACCGACATGGTCACCCTCGAGCGCGACGCGACCGTCTCCGACGCGATGGGCCTCTTCCTCGCCCGCGGCGTCTCGCGCATCCCCGTCATCGGCGACGACACCGACGACGTTCTCGGCGTCGTCTACCTGCGCGACGCCTCGCGCATGGCGTTCGAGACGCCCGAGGCCTGCGCCACGACGCTCGTCGAGAGCGTCGCGAAGCCCGCGCTGTTCGTGCCCGAGTCGAAGAAGGCCGACGACGCGCTGCGGCAGCTGCAGCTCGAGTCGAACCACCTCGCCCTCGTCGTCGACGAGTACGGCGGCATCGCCGGCCTCGTGACGATGGAGGACCTCATCGAGGAGCTCGTCGGCGAGATCAGCGACGAGTACGACCGCGAGACCGCGGCCAGCGAGCAGCTGGCCGAGAACCTCTTCCGCGTCAGCGCGCGCATGCCCGTCGACGAGCTCGGCGACCTCTTCGGCATCGAGCTCGACGACGACGACGTCGACACCGTCGGCGGGCTGCTCACCAAGCACCTGGGGCGCCTTCCCGTGGCCGGCTCGACGACCGCGGTCGACGGCCTGCAGCTCACCGCCGAGCGCACCGAGGGACGGCGCAAGCGCGTCGTCACCGTGCTCGTCGAGGCCGACGAGGCGCTGCTGGATGCTCGGCGCGCGTTCGCCGGGGACGACACGACCCTCGTGGAGGAGCAGGCATGA
- the era gene encoding GTPase Era, with protein sequence MSAASGTPDRGLGDPAAPEHRAGFVTFVGRPNVGKSTLTNALVGEKVAITSSKPQTTRRAIRGIVHRPQGQLIVVDTPGMHRPRTLLGERLNSVVQTTLGDVDVIGFCVPATETIGPGDKYINEQLESFPRTRKVAIVTKTDTAGPTRVAEQLLAVSRLRDWDEIIPLSAVTGDQVELLASQLLTLMPLSPPLYGDEARTDETEDDRISELIREAALEGVSDELPHSLAVTVDEIDERDDGLLQIFANVWVERDSQKGIIIGHRGARLGEVGARARAEIEALLGRRVFLKLHVKVAKEWQRDPKQLGRLGF encoded by the coding sequence ATGAGCGCAGCATCCGGAACCCCCGATCGCGGCCTCGGCGACCCCGCGGCGCCGGAGCACCGCGCCGGCTTCGTCACCTTCGTCGGCCGCCCCAACGTCGGCAAGTCGACGCTCACCAACGCCCTCGTCGGCGAGAAGGTCGCGATCACCTCGTCGAAGCCGCAGACGACCCGCCGCGCCATCCGCGGCATCGTGCACCGCCCGCAGGGCCAGCTCATCGTCGTCGACACTCCCGGCATGCACCGCCCGCGCACGCTGCTGGGGGAGCGCCTCAACTCGGTCGTGCAGACGACGCTCGGCGACGTCGACGTCATCGGTTTCTGCGTGCCCGCCACCGAGACGATCGGCCCGGGCGACAAGTACATCAACGAGCAGCTCGAGTCGTTCCCGCGCACGCGCAAGGTCGCGATCGTCACGAAGACCGACACCGCCGGCCCGACGCGGGTCGCCGAGCAGCTGCTCGCCGTCTCGCGCCTGCGCGACTGGGACGAGATCATCCCGCTCTCCGCCGTCACCGGCGACCAGGTCGAGCTGCTGGCCTCTCAGCTGCTCACGCTCATGCCGCTCTCGCCGCCGCTCTACGGCGACGAGGCCCGCACCGACGAGACCGAGGACGACCGCATCTCCGAGCTCATCCGCGAGGCCGCGCTCGAGGGCGTCAGCGACGAGCTGCCGCACTCGCTCGCCGTCACCGTCGACGAGATCGACGAGCGCGACGACGGCCTGCTGCAGATCTTCGCCAACGTCTGGGTCGAGCGCGACAGCCAGAAGGGCATCATCATCGGCCACCGCGGTGCCCGACTCGGCGAGGTTGGCGCGCGCGCCCGCGCCGAGATCGAGGCGCTGCTCGGCCGCCGCGTTTTCCTCAAGCTGCACGTCAAGGTCGCCAAGGAGTGGCAGCGCGACCCGAAGCAGCTGGGGCGGCTCGGGTTCTAG
- a CDS encoding response regulator, whose translation MSPHGIGVLLVDDQQLFRRGMAMLVDSQPDLHVVGEAGDGAAAVTAAETAPDVVLMDIRMPGTDGIAGTAGILRDAAEAGRTPPRVIVLTTFDLDDAALRAIRAGASGFLLKDAEPEFLLAAIRAVHGGHAVVAPGAIGDLLAHVDARAGHPAPACRAADAGALDGLSPREREIFAAVAAGLSNAEIAAREFVSEATVKSHVGRILAKLALRDRVQVVLYAHDHGLLPRR comes from the coding sequence ATGAGCCCGCACGGGATCGGCGTGCTGCTCGTCGACGATCAGCAGCTGTTCCGCCGCGGCATGGCGATGCTCGTCGACTCGCAACCCGACCTGCACGTGGTCGGCGAGGCCGGCGACGGCGCGGCCGCGGTGACGGCGGCGGAGACCGCGCCGGACGTCGTGCTCATGGACATCCGGATGCCCGGCACCGACGGCATCGCGGGCACGGCGGGCATCCTGCGCGATGCCGCCGAGGCCGGCCGCACCCCGCCGCGCGTGATCGTGCTGACGACCTTCGACCTCGACGACGCCGCGCTGCGCGCGATCCGCGCGGGGGCCAGCGGGTTCCTGCTCAAGGACGCCGAGCCCGAGTTCCTGCTCGCCGCGATCCGGGCCGTGCACGGCGGGCACGCGGTTGTCGCGCCGGGGGCGATCGGCGACCTGCTGGCCCACGTGGATGCTCGAGCCGGGCATCCCGCCCCCGCCTGCCGCGCCGCCGATGCCGGAGCGCTCGACGGACTCAGTCCGCGCGAGCGCGAGATCTTCGCCGCCGTCGCCGCGGGCCTGAGCAACGCCGAGATCGCCGCCCGCGAGTTCGTCAGCGAGGCGACGGTGAAGTCGCACGTCGGGCGCATCCTGGCGAAGCTGGCCCTGCGCGACCGCGTGCAGGTCGTGCTCTACGCGCACGACCACGGGCTGCTGCCGCGACGGTAG